The following DNA comes from Frankia casuarinae.
GTGGTCCTGCGCTCGGTGGCGTTCACGTTCGAATGCCTCGCCGCGCTGCTCCTGGTCGGTGCGCGAGCGGGGCGTGGTTACGGGCTGGGGTTGTTCCGTCTCGGCCCCTGGTACCTGCTGTGGACCGGGATGTCGTTCGGGCTGGTGTCACTGGTCTGGCACACCCCCCAGCTGGACACTCCGCAGATCCATCTCGACGGCGTGCTGCGGGCACTCGCCCTGGCGAGCCTCGCCCTGCCGCTGTGGACCTGCGGATACCTGCTCGGCCCGGGCCGGCTGGTGACGCGCGCGGCCACCCGGTTTGCCACCGCGGCGGCGCCCGGGACCGGTACCCGGCTGCGCGACCGGAGCGTGCTGTGGATCCTGTGCGGGATCTCGGTGGCGGCCCGGGTCCTGCAGATTCTCCTGGGCCAGTATGCCTACCTGGGCGACGCGTCCCAGAAGGTCTCCGAGGCGAGTGCCTACGCCCAGCCGCTCACCCTGCTCGGCGGCCTCGGGATGTCCGCCCTGCTCATCGCCGCCGTCGATCTGGCCCGGGGCAGGGAAGACGGGGGCGGGGGGCGTCGGCGGACCTTCGTCGCCCTGCTGTCCGTCGAGATCCTCTTCGCTGTCGCCAGCGGGATGAAGGGGGTGTTCGCGACCAGCGTGTGGGGAGTGCTGATCGCGTTCTCCGTCGCCCGCGGCCGGCTTCCGATGCGGTGGATCGTCGCGGCCGCCGCCATCTTCGTCCTCGTGCTGATTCCCTACAACGCCTCCTACCGGGCCCAGGTACGCGGCCAGAGCCACACCATGGACGCTCGGTCGGCGGTGTCCATGGCGCCGACCGTGCTGGGCCGGACGCTGTCCGGGGACGCCCCCGCGGGGGAAGGCCCCGGGGAGTCACCGTTGGAGTACCTGACCTCGCGGATGCGAGGCATCGACAGTCTGGCCATCGTCGTCCAGCTGTCTCCCGACATCGTTCCCTACCGGGACATCAACGAGCTGTTCCTGGCTCCCGTCCTGACCGCCGTGCCCCGGGCGGTCTGGCCCGACAAACCGATCAGGGCCACCGGCTACGAGTTCAAACAGCAGTACCTCTCGGGGAACGCCCGGATCTACTCCGCGGCCGCTGTCTCCCCCCAGGCCGACCTCTATCTGCACGGGGGCTTGCTTCCCCTGCTGGTCGGCATGGCACTACTGGGCGCCGGTTTCCGACTGATCGACGAGGCGTGGGACCCGATGAAGGATCTACGCTACATCGTGATCTTCGTTCCGCTCTTCCTCCAACTGGTCAACTCCGAGAGCAGCGTGGGGGACCTCCTCGCGGCGTTGCCCATCCAGCTGGCCGTGCTGTTCCTGACGGCACGCTTCGCCTACGGTGGCGCCCGGCCCGCAACGAAGGGAAAAAATCTTGCTTATGGACGCCAGTGATGTTCTTTACCGAACCAAGATCTCGATCGCCGGTGCCCTGACGTCCCCGGCGGTGGGAACGGTCATCGCGGCGGCCACCCGCAACCGGGTCCCCAACCACGGGCTGCGTTTCGACGTGGCTGACCGCGACTTCACCCCGCAGGCGCGGGCGGCGCTGTTCTGGCGGCTGTACGAAGGGGCCGAGATCCGGATGATCCGCCGTCATCTCACGACCTCGGGCACCGTCGTGGAACTTGGTGCGAGTCTGGGCATCACCAGCGCGCATATCGCCTCGCGGCTGGCACCCGGCTCGCGGCTGGTGTGTGTGGAGGCCAATCCCCACCTCATCGAGGGCCTCACGCGACGCCTGGCCGCGTACGCCGGGCACATCACCCTGGACGTGGAGAACAGGGCGATCACGCAGGCCGTGGGTCCGGTGGCGTTCGCCCTCGTCGGGAACAACCTCGGTTCCCGGTTGTGGGACGACGCGTCACGGCGGACCGTCACCATTCCGGCGGCCACGCTTCGGGACCTGCTGGTACGCAAGAGGATCGCTGAGTTCGACCTCGTCAGCGACATCGAGGGTGCGGAGGCGTCGTTTCTGCTGGGGGATCCGGGCGCGCTGGACCGGTGCCGTCGAGCGGTGTTCGAGATGCACGACACGACCTTCGAGGGACGGCCCGTCACCGCGGCGGACCTGCTCGACGCCGCGCGTGGACTGGGCTTCCAGGTGGTCGACCGCCACGGAGTGGTGGTCACGCTCAGCCGGGACGGGTGAGCTCCCCCGTGCCGGCAGCCTTCTCCCGCCGGTCGACTCCCCCCGCGGGGTCCGACGGACCGATCGGCCGGTCCTGGGCCGGGCGAGGACGCGGGACGGAGCGGGCCTCGCGTGTCCACGTACTCCACCGGGACGCCCGGGGTTCCCCGGGCAGGGTCTGGTCGATGTCGGGGATGCGGGCGAGACCGTCCACGACGCCGCGCAGGCCGCAGTGGACGCGGACGATTCCGCGCCGGCGCACCAGCTCGGACACGGCGACCCGGGGCAGCACCGCCAGGAGCAGCCAGGCGGTCACCAGCGCCACCTGCCGCGGGCGGCCGTGGATGCGGGCGAACCACAGCCGGTTGCGCACCGTGTAGTAGGTGTAGCCGTTGCCGGGTACCGTCCCCCCACCGGTGTGCCAGGCCTGGGCCGGACTGACGAGGACACGCCACCCGGCCGCCCGAGCGCGCTGGCAGAGATCCACGTCCTCGTAGTACAGGAAGTACCGAACGGCCATCGGCACCTGCCGATGACACTCGGCCTTGACAAAGGTGATCGCGCCGGTGACCCACGGCACGTCATCGGCGTGGTCCGTGGGGGTCCGGCGGGCGCGCGGCACGGTGAAGACGCGGGTGAGCCCGGCGAAGCCCGGATGCAGACCGTCGGCGTTGACCAGAGTGGGTCCGACGATGCCCACGCCCGGGCGGGACAGTAGTTCCAGACAGGCGTCGACGGTGGCCGGCACGAGCTGGACGTCATTGTTGAGCAGGAGATAGCAGTCGGTGGCCGGATAGGCGTCACACGCGTGCCGGAAGCCGCCGCCGAAACCGAGGTTGCCGGGGGGGACGAGCCAGGCCGTCTCTTCCCCGAGGCCGTCGGGTCGTCCTCGCAGGTCGTTCGCCACCACGACGACCTCGCTGATCTGAGGCATCGCCGCCAGCTGCGCGGCCAGATCCATCGTCGGCCCGGTCGGCCCCCAGTGGACGATGACCGCCGTGGTCCTCATGCGCGCACCAGGGGCTCGGGAACCTGCCCGGACGCGGGTCGCGGGGTGGAGGGCGGGACGTCTGGCACGGCCAACGTGGACCAGGGTGCCGCCGTCAGGGGCCGCCGGGCCGGCGGCGGAACCTCCGCGTCGACGATGCGGTACCCGTGCCCGCGCAGCAGGTCGCCGACGGCCTCGGCGTTGCGTCCGGTGACCTCGCAGATCACGGTCGGGCGGATGTCGCCCAGAAGCCGGCGCCCACCGCTGAGGACCGCGTGCTCGGCCCCCTCCACGTCGATTTTCACGACGTCCGGTGCCGGGAAATGGGTGAGCAGGCCGTCCAGGGTGAAGGTCGGCACGAGCTGTGCCGCGCGGGTGCCGCCGGTCTGGCTGCTGCCGAATCCGTCCAGATGGCTGGTCGCGCGGTTGCGACTCGCGATGTGGAACGTGCTGATCCCCGGGGCCGCACCGACCGCGGCGGGCAGGATCTTCACCGTGGCGCGGCCATCGGTGGCCGATGATCCGCCGTGGCGTGGTGACCGTGTCTGCGACCGGCGCAACATCCCGACCAGCCAGGTGTCGGGCTCGACCGCGACGACTGTGCCGGACGACGTCGCGGCGGACGCGGCGGCGAAGGCGAACAGTCCCACGTTCGCGCCGATGTCCCAGACCACGTGGCCGGGGCGCACGACCTCGCCGACCAGGTCGGTCAGGACCGGATCGACGGCGGCGAGACTGGGGCGCAGATACTTCAGACCCGCCTCGGAAGAGACGTAGATGCGCGTCGCCTGGAAGGGAGGCGGCAGGCGGCGGGCCACCACCAGATGGTGGGTGAGCCGTTCCGCGAGAGGGCGTAGGACGGACAGGGTCGGCACGGTGTTCTCCCGTCGGGAAGTTTGTTCGGTTTCGTGGTGATTCGGTGCGACCGGGGCGGGTCAGGTCCGGGTGTGCGTCAGAGGCGGGCGGGCGACGATTCCGTGTCGCCGGAGCGCAGGTTGCCGGAGCGCGGGCCGCCGGAGCGGACTTCGTGGACGACCGTGGTGCGTACCGCGACAGGCAGCTCGGCATCGATCACGTACGCGGCGGTGTACGCCGGCACCGTACGGCTCCATCCGACCGCCCGGCGGGTGGAGCGCACCACCCACCGCCCCGGTCCGCCGGCCCGCAGGACCAGCCGCCCCTGGGAGGTGGTCACCGTGAGCGCATCCGTGGCCCCGCTCCGGGTGGCCGCGTTCCGGCTGGTCCCGATCGAGGTGGTCCCGATCGAGGTGGTACTGGTTCGCCTGGTATCGGCCGCCGCGGCGGTGACGGACACCCCGGGGGCGAAGTGGAACAGCACCTCGACGTGGTGGCGGCCCTCCCCGGTGATCCGATCGTCGACGGACAACCCACTCGGGTCGAGTCGCCACGTCCGCCAGTGCACGGGTCGCCCGGGAAGGTGGCGGTAGCCGTCATGGCCGGCGGCCAACGTCGCCACGTTTTCGTGGTGGCACATCGTGACAAGAGTGGGACGGGCCCGGCGGCCCGCCCGGAACGCGCCCCAGACCTCGGTCGAGTCGGCGTGATCGACGATGACGGTCGAGTGGGCGGCGGTACCGCGTTCGGCGTCCCGATCCGGTCCGGGGGCGTAGGTCGAGGTCCCGGTATCCACCAGGAGCGGCCGGCCGTCGTGCCAGAGCAGAAACGCGAGGGTGTCGGCGTGGGCGTGGGCCGGAAGGTCCTCGGGACAGGGCAGGCCCACGTCGGCGAGCAGATGCCACGGTCCAGCCGTCAGCACGGCGAGACCGCTGTCGACCAGCAGAAGGGCGTCGGCCCGGTCAGATGCGGGCGTCCGCGGACGGGGCACGGTCCCCACGGTCGACTGCGACGTCGAGGTGGGCATCTCGGCCAGGCGCGGTGCCGGGATCGGAACGGGACCCGGACCCTGGACTGCGATCGGCGTCGGTCTTACCGGAGCCGGGAGAAGCAGCCGCAGGGCCTCGGCGGGCACCGCGAACCCGTCGTTGAGCGTGGGAACCACGCCGTCCGGTCCGAGTACGGCCGTCAGCCAGGACCGCATCCTGCCGGCCGCGTCGAGCAGGGCGCCGGACACCACGTGGCCCGCCGCGGTGAGCAGCCCGGCGACGTCGTCGAGGTCGGCCAGCACCTGACAGTGATAGGTGGGGGAGCGCTCGTAGTGTCCACCGTCGCTGAGGACCTGCCGATCGAGCTCGCGCAGCAGCGCGTCGACCCATCGTCGGCGGCCGCGGGCGTCGTCATCGGCGACCGCCAGCCCGATCAGCGCCTTGTAGTTCTTCAGCAGGTGGTTCCCGCCGACGTCGGTCTCCAGATGAGTGCGCAGGAAGGACCGGCAGACGCCGAGGTCGGCGAGGACCGCCATCTCGGCGGGCGTTCCCCGCGCGAGCCGGGGCCACAAGGCACACAGCGTCCAGGCCCGGAGTGACACGACGTAGGGCGACCAGGCAACCGGATCGCCCAGGGCCACCGAGGTCCGCCAGGCCAGATACAGCCGGGCGAACATCGCGGGCCCCTGGACAGCCTCGGTGGTGAATGCCCATGCCCAGTCCCAGTAGTGCAGATGGTAGCGCCACAGCAGCGGAGCGTCGGCCTGCCTCCAGTCCCATCGGGCGGGGGCCGCGGCGGCGCCGGCCCCCGCGGGGGTGCCGGTCGTGGGGGTGGGGGGTACGGGGGTTCCAGTAGCGGGAGTGTTGGAGTCCCGGGGACACAGATCGCGGGAGTGACCGAGCAGGGTTAGGCGGCCCGCGACGATCTCGTCGAACATCGGCCGAGCCGGCGGGCATCTGCCGTCGAACGGCAGGAACCCGATCGGCCAGGATTCCGCTGGCGGCCTGCCGCGCAGCAGCATCTCGCCCAGGCCCGGGTGGCGACTCAGGACGGCCCGTTGCCCGCGCAGCCGGACACGGGCACCGAGCTGGACCGGTCGCAGTCCCGCGGTGGTGCGCAGGTAGCGACCGAGCGGAACCGACGCGGTCACCGGTGAACGGACCGAGTCAGTGCGCCGATCGTGAGCTCATACCAGGCGTAGTAGAGACAGAACAGCAGCCCCTGCCGCCCATCCCGCCATCCGCTCCGTAGCAGGTACATGTAGCAGAAGAGGACCGCCGGCTTGGCCGGAACCAGCGGGAAGATCACGTCCCTCGCGATGGTCCGGGTGAGCGGTCGGGTCGACCCGGTGGGCCGGCGCACCTCCTCGCGGACCCGCGCCAACCGCTCCCGGACAGCGGGCTGCGTCACGCGGCGCGCCGCCTCCAGTTCGGCGTAGCGCACGTGCTTGCGTAGCCAGGCGGCGAGTCCCTTGTGGTCCTCGTCGATCAGGTCGGCGGACAGCCGTCCGACCTCACCAGTGACCACGGCCCGTTCGCTGTAGGTGACGGCGGCGTCGAAGTACGCCACCCGCCGATCGAGCAGCCGCGCCTGCCAGCTGTTCGCGTACCACCCGCAATGCGCGATCCAGCGGCCTTCGAACACCAGCCGGCGTCGTTGGCTGTAGGCCGCGCAGTCCGCCGTCCCCAGCCGGGCGGCGATCTCGGCGGCGAGCGCGGTCGACACCCATTCGTCGCTGTCGAGGAAGTACACCCAGTCGTGGGCGATCCCCGGGTTGGTCATCGCCCACTGCCGCTGGCCGGCGAACCCACGCCAGGGCTCGTGCCAGACGGTCGCACCGATGGCGCGGGCCAGATCCGCGGTGCCGTCGGTGGAACCCGAGTCCACGACGACGACCTGTCGACACCAACCGGCGGACCTGATCGCCCGGACGATGTTTGGTGCCTCGTTGTGGGCGAGGATGATCGCGGTGACGGGAACCGATCCCGGCGCCGGCTGTGGCTGTGTCGATCCGGCGGGGGCGGCGGTGTCATAGGGGGTCGGCCAGTTCGCTCGGCGCGGGGTTCGCGTCGTTGCTGGTTCTGGCGCGGCTGGTTCTGGCGCGGCCGGTGCTGGCGTTGCCGGTTCTGGTGCGGCCGGTGGTGCCGCGGGGAACGACGGGCCCTGGCGCGGCGGGATTCGGTGGGTCTGCGTCGTCACGGTGAGCTCTCTCCTGCGTCGAGCAACCAGTCGAAGTAACGCGTCGGATCGAAGGGGTTTCCCGTCTCGGGCCGTGGTGTGAACGTGAGCGCCGTGCGCAGCGCCACGGCGAGATCATCCGCCGACTCCCGGGAGTACGGCACCAGAACCGGGCCGGCCACCTCGCGGTTGTGTGAGGTGTCGCGGGCGATGACGGGTATCCCGGCGAGCCGTGCCTCGGCGAGCGGGTAGCCGAAGGACTCCATCGTCGTCGGCTGCAGCAACGCGCCGGCATCGCGTTGGTGGGCCCGCAGCTCGGCCGGCGTCAGCCGGCCCACGAACCGCAGCGTCCGACAGTGGGACAGGCCGTGTTCGTGGGCCTCGCGATCGGTCGCGGTGACCGTGATCGCGAGGTGGGCTCCGATCTCCTCCTGAAGCCGGGTCGCGGCGGCATCGACCATGCGGAGCAAGTGCCCCATCGGTTTGAACGGCGCGAACAACACGGGACACAGAAACCGGCCCGGCGTACGGGCCTGGGGAGGGGTCGGATCGGGGGACAGCGGATGGGGCCGGACCACCAGCCTGGCGGACAGGCTAGGAAGTATGGTGAGAACCCGGTCCGCCATCGTGGTCGTCGGTACGACGACCACGTCCGCACGACGGGCGAACAGCCGCACGAGACGTGCTGTCCGTGCCACGCCGTCGGGCAGGCCGCCGGGTAGCCGCCGGGCCTCCTCCGCCGGCAGGAAGTGCAGCACGTTGCGCAGCAGGACCCACCGTTCGCCGCGGGTCGCGAGGAAGCCGACGTTGTTGAGGGCGATCGCGCGCGCGTACCGCCCAGGCCGCTCCCGGCGGGCGAGCCAGCCCGGTCCGATCCGGCGATCTCGGCCGACCAGATGGACCTGCAGGCCCGGCCGAAAACTCAGGTAACCGTCCAGTTCGGTCAGGAACCGCAATGCCCCGCCCATCCGGGCACCGGCACAGTCGACCAGGATCGGGTGGGTGCTGGACATCGGCCTCACGCCGAGACACCCCGCGGTGCGGGGTCGTCGACGAAACCGGGCTCGGATGACGGGCGGCTGCCGGGTACCGACACCGGGCGACCGTCGGGCTGCGCGGACCCGCGGATGGCCCGGGTCGTCGATCGGGTCCGGCGGGCGTAGAGGTAGCCCGACGCCGCGTCGCCCAGATGGGCAGTCGGCACCAGGTCGTTACCGAGCAGAGTGACCTCGAAGCCGTGCCGGACCAGCAGGTCGTCGAGCGTACGGGGATCGCCGAACCCGGTGTGCACCTCCATCACGATCCGACCAACCGCGTCCAGCCATCCAGGCTCGTCGAACAGGGCGAACTCGGAGCCTTCGATGTCCAGCTTGACGAGGTCGACCTGGTCGACCCCGCCAGCCTCGAACACCTCTGCCATGGTGAGGACGTCGACGTCCCCGTCCCAGTGTGTCGCGTTCCGGCGGGCCCGCGGATCGGCGAACACGCCGGCGGTCGGACCGACCAGGGCGTGGAGCAGCTGGATGTGGTTCGACACACCGTTGCCGGCGGCATGGTTGATGAAGGCGGGGGCGAACCCGCGCTGCGCCTCGACGGCAATCACATCGGCGCCCGCTCGCGCCGCGAGCACCGAGAACAGGCCCTGGTTTGCGCCGAGGTCGACGACGACCTCGCCGGCCGCCGGCGCGTACCCGGGGAGGGCGTGGTAGACCCCGCGGCAGTACATCTCGCGCGCGCCGCCGAACGCGGTGCCGGGCAACATGACCGTCACCCCGGGCAGCGGCCGGTAGGTGTGGCCGCCGGTGGCCATCGCCCGGTCGGCGGCATCCAGGTTGCCCGCCCGGCGGATGGTCGGAGCATGCCGGGCCACGGCGGCACCGAAGCGCAGCGCCGTCGGGGGACCAGCCACCCTGGCGATCCGTTGGAGGTCCTGGAGCAGCTGGGTGGCCTGGTCGATCCGGAACATCCGGGTCTCCGTTCGGTCGGGAGAGCGGCTTGGGGTCACCCGATAGGGTGATGAGGTGGCCTGCGCCGCGATACCGGCCGCGAACGGCCGCGGACGATGGTCCAGGTCGCGGCGGGCCGCGTCGATCGCGAACGCCTTGTCCTCGATGAGCCGGGCGATCTGTTCGGCCTTCAACCTTGGCGAGGACACCCGCCGCTCGTAGGCGCGGGTCACGGCGATGACGGGGCGGACCGGCACGGGCACGCAGATCACCCGCCGGCCGACGGCGGCGCCGGCCGTGATCACGACCTGCCGGAACGTCAATGCCTCCGGCCCGGCGACGTCATAGGCGCGTCCGATCGCCGCCGCGGTCGTCGTTGCGCGCAGCACGGTGCGGGCCAGGTCCTCGACGTGCACCGGCTGCTGCAGATGATGCCCCCCGCCGGGGACCGGCAGCACCGGAACGCGCCGGAGCAGCGCCAGCAGCCGGGCCATGTTCCGGTCGTCGGGACCCCCGTAGATCATCGTCGGTCGGATGATCGTCCAGTCCAGCCCGCTCGCCGCGATGGTCCCCTCGGCCGCTACCCGGATCCGCTTCGAGGGTGGATCGAGCGTGGTGAAGATCCCGGTGGTGGAAAGGAAGACGGCCCGGCGAATGCCGGCCGCACGGGCGGCGGTCACGATCGTCTCCGCATGGCCGAACCCGAGTGAGGCGATGTTGATCAGCGCCTCGCAGTTCGCCTCGCGGAACGCCGGGAGCAACGTCGCCGGATCGTCGAGGTCACCGCGCACAGTCCCCGCGCCGTGTCGGCGCAGCTTCGTCGCCGCCGCGTCGCTGCGCGCCAGCCCGACGACCCGGTGTCCGTCCGCGAGCGCCCGGTCGACCACCCGGCTTCCGAGGAAACCGGTGCCACCGGTGATGAGGAACCTCATGCGACCACGTCCGGTGCAGGTACCGGTGCAGGTACCTGCACCGGTGGGGAAAGGGTCGTCGGTGGAGGCGGCGCCGGGAACGGTGCGTTGTCGAACAGCAGCGTCTGGTACCGGCGGGCCAGATCGTCGCGATCGTAGTGGGCCTCGACGTGCGCCCGCCCGCCGCGGGCCATCCGCGCCCGGCGGTCCGGGTCCGCCGCCAGGACCAGGATCGCCTCCGCCAGCGCGGCCGAGTCCTCGGGGGGCACGACCATCTGCCCGGCGGCAAGGAGGATCCGGGCCGCCTCGCCGCGGACCGCCCCGATCACCGGGCGGCCCGCGGCGAGGAACTCGAACATCTTCGATGGGATGAACGTGTCGAACATCGGCACGTCCCGCAGTGGGACAACGCAGATGTCGGCGGTCGCGACGACGGCGGGTACCTCCTCGCGGGCAACCCCGTCGCGCAGCACCGTGTTGGCCAGTCCCAGGCTCTCGACGTGCCCGACGAGCCTGCGTTTCTCGGCCCCCTCACCGACGAAGGCGAACCGGATCGGCCGGCCGGTCACCCGGGCGGCCGCGTCGGCGATCGAGGTCAGTCCGTGCGAGATGCCGTGGGCGCCGAGGTAGAGCACGAGGGTGTCGCCGTCGGTGGCGCCCAGCCAGGCCCGGATGTCGGCCGAGGCCGCGGTCGTCGGGTGGAACCGGCGGAGGTCCACGCCGTTGGGAATCACGTGCACCTTGCGCGGCGCGATGCCTCGTCGCACGATGTCCTCCCGGAACCCCTCCGTCACCGTGACAACGGCGTCGGCGGCCCGGTAGGCGGCGAGTTCGAGGCGTTCGAGAACGCCGAGGACCCGCCGGTCGGTGAGGACGCCGAGGTGCTCGAAGATGGCCGGCCACAGGTCGCGGACCTCCACAACCAGCCGGGCGCCGCGCAGCCTGGCGAGCAGCCAGGCCGAGCCGAGGGGAAAGAAGGTCGGCGAGGACACCACCACCACGTCGGCCGGGCCGGCGGGCCGGCCGCCGAGCAGGACGCTGGTGACCATGAACGACAGATGACCGAGGGTCTTGCGGGCGATCCCCTCGTTGGGAGTGGCATAGAGCCAGGTGCGTACGACGCGGTACCCGTCGACCCGCTCGGTCCGCAGCCAGGCGCCGCGATAGGCGGCAGGGATCTTGCCCGTCGGGTGGTTCGGCATGCCGGTGAGTACGGTGACGTCGAGCCCGTTCGCCGCCCACGCGCGTGCCGTCTCCGACAACCGGGACTGGGGAGCTCCGGTCTCCGGGGGGAAGTAGTGCGTCACCAGCAGGACGCGCGACCGGACAGGAGAGGGGACCACCGACCTCGACCTCCAGTCGCCCTTTACATACTTCACCATGAGTAATGTATTGTATTCTGTGAGTGACTAAACGTAGGCGATGTCGCATCGCGTGTGTCGCGCTTCGTATCGATCTCATTGCCATCCGTCGTCGTTGTCGGCCGCCTGGCGGTCGCGGGGTACGAGCCGATCAGTGGCTTCGACCGGCATCCCCCAGTGGCCGGGTCCCGTCGGTCCGGTCTGTCCTGTCCGGGTTCGTCGGCCGGCGTTGCGACGGGATCGCCGCGACTCCGGACGCGGCCGGTGTGGGGGACGCGGCCGGTGTGGGGGACGCGGCCGGTGTGGGGGACGCGGCCGGCATGGGGGACGCGGCCGGCATGGGGGACGGGTGCGGGCGGGCGGGAACGGCGCGCGAGTGGCGGGCGGAGTCCCGTCCCGCCGCGACGCGCTGTGGAGCGTTCAGGTACCCGAGGAGCACCAGCCCGGCCGCCGTGTCGGCGAGCAGGCGAACGGGCAGTGGTCCGTCCGCGGCGAATCCCAAGGCGACGAGGACCGCCGTCAGGACGCCAACCAGCCCGGTCACCCGGGTGTGTGACCACCCGGCGGTGGTGAGTCGCTGGTAGGCATGGGTGCGGTGGGGCAGGTACCACTGTTCCTTCGCCCGCACCCGGCGTAGCAGAGTCCAGGCGGTGTCGGCCAGGTACAGCGCCGTCGGTGCCAAGGCGGTCTCCACCGGTATTCCCGCCAGGACCGCCCGCACCGCCAGGAGCGCGATCGCGGCTCCCAGCGAATAGCTGCCCACGTCCCCGAGGAAGATGCGGGCCCGAGGAAAGTTGAACGGGCCGAAACCGAGCGCCGCGGCCGCCGTGAGAGCACCGCCGGTCGTGATCGCGTCCACGTGTTGGACGGCTCCGAGCACCGTGAACGCCGCCCCGGCCAGGACCGCCGTCGTCACCGAGATGCCGTTGATGCCGTCCATGAAGTTGAAGACGTTGACGAACGCGGTGATCCAGACCGGTGCGATGATCGTGACGAGCAGGACGGTTGTGCCGCTCGGAACCGGGTCGTCGAGCACCGCCCCGCGCACCGCCGTCACCGCGACGACGGCCGCGGTGACGTGCAGGGCCAGCCGGCGCGGCGGAGCGATGCCGCTGAGGTCCTCGACGAGTCCGATCAGGCCGAACGGGGCGATGCCGATGGTCAACGACAGCAGGTCGCGGGCGTCGCCGGGCCCAGGGATGCACACCGCCAGGCCGATGCCCGCGAACAGCCCGAGGACGACTGCGATACCGCCGCCACGCGGGGTCGGGACCTGGTGCGAGGACCGCGCGGTGACCTCGTCGATCGCC
Coding sequences within:
- a CDS encoding FkbM family methyltransferase — translated: MDASDVLYRTKISIAGALTSPAVGTVIAAATRNRVPNHGLRFDVADRDFTPQARAALFWRLYEGAEIRMIRRHLTTSGTVVELGASLGITSAHIASRLAPGSRLVCVEANPHLIEGLTRRLAAYAGHITLDVENRAITQAVGPVAFALVGNNLGSRLWDDASRRTVTIPAATLRDLLVRKRIAEFDLVSDIEGAEASFLLGDPGALDRCRRAVFEMHDTTFEGRPVTAADLLDAARGLGFQVVDRHGVVVTLSRDG
- a CDS encoding FkbM family methyltransferase, whose amino-acid sequence is MPTLSVLRPLAERLTHHLVVARRLPPPFQATRIYVSSEAGLKYLRPSLAAVDPVLTDLVGEVVRPGHVVWDIGANVGLFAFAAASAATSSGTVVAVEPDTWLVGMLRRSQTRSPRHGGSSATDGRATVKILPAAVGAAPGISTFHIASRNRATSHLDGFGSSQTGGTRAAQLVPTFTLDGLLTHFPAPDVVKIDVEGAEHAVLSGGRRLLGDIRPTVICEVTGRNAEAVGDLLRGHGYRIVDAEVPPPARRPLTAAPWSTLAVPDVPPSTPRPASGQVPEPLVRA
- a CDS encoding heparinase II/III family protein, encoding MTASVPLGRYLRTTAGLRPVQLGARVRLRGQRAVLSRHPGLGEMLLRGRPPAESWPIGFLPFDGRCPPARPMFDEIVAGRLTLLGHSRDLCPRDSNTPATGTPVPPTPTTGTPAGAGAAAAPARWDWRQADAPLLWRYHLHYWDWAWAFTTEAVQGPAMFARLYLAWRTSVALGDPVAWSPYVVSLRAWTLCALWPRLARGTPAEMAVLADLGVCRSFLRTHLETDVGGNHLLKNYKALIGLAVADDDARGRRRWVDALLRELDRQVLSDGGHYERSPTYHCQVLADLDDVAGLLTAAGHVVSGALLDAAGRMRSWLTAVLGPDGVVPTLNDGFAVPAEALRLLLPAPVRPTPIAVQGPGPVPIPAPRLAEMPTSTSQSTVGTVPRPRTPASDRADALLLVDSGLAVLTAGPWHLLADVGLPCPEDLPAHAHADTLAFLLWHDGRPLLVDTGTSTYAPGPDRDAERGTAAHSTVIVDHADSTEVWGAFRAGRRARPTLVTMCHHENVATLAAGHDGYRHLPGRPVHWRTWRLDPSGLSVDDRITGEGRHHVEVLFHFAPGVSVTAAAADTRRTSTTSIGTTSIGTSRNAATRSGATDALTVTTSQGRLVLRAGGPGRWVVRSTRRAVGWSRTVPAYTAAYVIDAELPVAVRTTVVHEVRSGGPRSGNLRSGDTESSPARL
- a CDS encoding glycosyltransferase family 2 protein — translated: MTTQTHRIPPRQGPSFPAAPPAAPEPATPAPAAPEPAAPEPATTRTPRRANWPTPYDTAAPAGSTQPQPAPGSVPVTAIILAHNEAPNIVRAIRSAGWCRQVVVVDSGSTDGTADLARAIGATVWHEPWRGFAGQRQWAMTNPGIAHDWVYFLDSDEWVSTALAAEIAARLGTADCAAYSQRRRLVFEGRWIAHCGWYANSWQARLLDRRVAYFDAAVTYSERAVVTGEVGRLSADLIDEDHKGLAAWLRKHVRYAELEAARRVTQPAVRERLARVREEVRRPTGSTRPLTRTIARDVIFPLVPAKPAVLFCYMYLLRSGWRDGRQGLLFCLYYAWYELTIGALTRSVHR
- a CDS encoding FkbM family methyltransferase; protein product: MRFLITGGTGFLGSRVVDRALADGHRVVGLARSDAAATKLRRHGAGTVRGDLDDPATLLPAFREANCEALINIASLGFGHAETIVTAARAAGIRRAVFLSTTGIFTTLDPPSKRIRVAAEGTIAASGLDWTIIRPTMIYGGPDDRNMARLLALLRRVPVLPVPGGGHHLQQPVHVEDLARTVLRATTTAAAIGRAYDVAGPEALTFRQVVITAGAAVGRRVICVPVPVRPVIAVTRAYERRVSSPRLKAEQIARLIEDKAFAIDAARRDLDHRPRPFAAGIAAQATSSPYRVTPSRSPDRTETRMFRIDQATQLLQDLQRIARVAGPPTALRFGAAVARHAPTIRRAGNLDAADRAMATGGHTYRPLPGVTVMLPGTAFGGAREMYCRGVYHALPGYAPAAGEVVVDLGANQGLFSVLAARAGADVIAVEAQRGFAPAFINHAAGNGVSNHIQLLHALVGPTAGVFADPRARRNATHWDGDVDVLTMAEVFEAGGVDQVDLVKLDIEGSEFALFDEPGWLDAVGRIVMEVHTGFGDPRTLDDLLVRHGFEVTLLGNDLVPTAHLGDAASGYLYARRTRSTTRAIRGSAQPDGRPVSVPGSRPSSEPGFVDDPAPRGVSA
- a CDS encoding glycosyltransferase, with protein sequence MSSTHPILVDCAGARMGGALRFLTELDGYLSFRPGLQVHLVGRDRRIGPGWLARRERPGRYARAIALNNVGFLATRGERWVLLRNVLHFLPAEEARRLPGGLPDGVARTARLVRLFARRADVVVVPTTTMADRVLTILPSLSARLVVRPHPLSPDPTPPQARTPGRFLCPVLFAPFKPMGHLLRMVDAAATRLQEEIGAHLAITVTATDREAHEHGLSHCRTLRFVGRLTPAELRAHQRDAGALLQPTTMESFGYPLAEARLAGIPVIARDTSHNREVAGPVLVPYSRESADDLAVALRTALTFTPRPETGNPFDPTRYFDWLLDAGESSP
- a CDS encoding glycosyltransferase → MRTTAVIVHWGPTGPTMDLAAQLAAMPQISEVVVVANDLRGRPDGLGEETAWLVPPGNLGFGGGFRHACDAYPATDCYLLLNNDVQLVPATVDACLELLSRPGVGIVGPTLVNADGLHPGFAGLTRVFTVPRARRTPTDHADDVPWVTGAITFVKAECHRQVPMAVRYFLYYEDVDLCQRARAAGWRVLVSPAQAWHTGGGTVPGNGYTYYTVRNRLWFARIHGRPRQVALVTAWLLLAVLPRVAVSELVRRRGIVRVHCGLRGVVDGLARIPDIDQTLPGEPRASRWSTWTREARSVPRPRPAQDRPIGPSDPAGGVDRREKAAGTGELTRPG